A region of Beijerinckia sp. 28-YEA-48 DNA encodes the following proteins:
- a CDS encoding 2Fe-2S iron-sulfur cluster-binding protein: protein MPNVIFIDAAGKSKTIDCAVGTSLMKSAQLNGISGIYAECGGQQMCATCHIYVAEEFRNTMPEVSVDEDEMLEATASDRLPNSRLSCAIIVTPEHENLVVHLPKYQR, encoded by the coding sequence ATGCCCAATGTGATTTTTATAGATGCCGCCGGTAAGTCAAAGACCATTGATTGTGCGGTCGGCACCAGTTTGATGAAAAGTGCGCAGCTCAACGGTATATCGGGCATCTATGCGGAATGCGGCGGCCAACAGATGTGTGCGACCTGCCATATCTATGTTGCCGAAGAGTTTCGCAACACGATGCCGGAAGTATCGGTTGACGAAGACGAAATGCTTGAGGCCACGGCATCTGATCGACTTCCAAATAGTAGATTGTCATGTGCAATCATCGTCACGCCAGAACATGAGAATCTGGTCGTTCATCTTCCTAAGTATCAACGATGA
- a CDS encoding ferredoxin: MIDKKWNVSVDPEVCDGYAVCQRIEKSIFQYAEDDEVVRITSQPETPEVLERVKLAVRRCPKQALKLQPRDDVE; encoded by the coding sequence ATGATCGATAAGAAATGGAACGTGAGCGTCGATCCAGAGGTCTGTGATGGGTATGCGGTATGTCAGCGCATCGAAAAATCGATCTTTCAGTACGCTGAGGATGATGAAGTGGTGCGGATTACGTCCCAGCCCGAAACGCCGGAAGTTCTCGAACGGGTGAAGCTGGCGGTTCGTCGGTGCCCGAAACAGGCGTTGAAATTGCAGCCGCGTGACGACGTTGAATGA